In Nocardioides sp. InS609-2, a single genomic region encodes these proteins:
- a CDS encoding ABC transporter substrate-binding protein, with the protein MRHSKKRAGGLLSVAACVALALAGCGGSTIDDETSANKSQAAETGDCGELNLAVNPWVGFEADAYVVGQIAQEQLGCKVNYKNLKEDVSWQGFGTGEVDVVMEDWGHPDLEKKFMESGDGSATDMGPTGNVGIIGWYVPPWLADKYPDILDYKNLNKYADQFATSESGGKGQFLGADPSYVQFDEAIVSNLDLDFKVVFSGSEAASITAFQQAEKNKEFLIGYFYAPQWLFADLPLAQVKLPPYEEGCQDDPAKVSCDYPETVLKKVVSTEWMDEGSAAVDLVKGFEWTNDDQNLVAKYISEDGMEPADAAAKWVEENPDKVDAWMS; encoded by the coding sequence TTGCGACACTCAAAGAAACGGGCCGGGGGCCTCCTCTCGGTTGCGGCGTGCGTGGCGCTTGCGCTCGCGGGCTGTGGCGGGAGCACGATCGACGACGAGACGTCGGCCAACAAGAGCCAGGCGGCGGAGACCGGTGACTGTGGCGAGCTGAACCTGGCGGTCAATCCATGGGTCGGCTTCGAGGCCGACGCCTACGTCGTGGGCCAGATCGCGCAGGAGCAGCTCGGCTGCAAGGTCAACTACAAGAACCTCAAGGAGGACGTCTCCTGGCAGGGGTTCGGGACCGGCGAGGTCGACGTGGTCATGGAGGACTGGGGCCACCCAGACCTGGAGAAGAAGTTCATGGAATCCGGTGACGGTAGTGCCACCGACATGGGACCGACGGGCAACGTAGGAATCATCGGCTGGTACGTCCCGCCGTGGCTCGCGGACAAGTACCCCGACATCCTCGACTACAAGAACCTCAACAAGTACGCCGACCAGTTCGCCACATCCGAGTCGGGCGGCAAGGGCCAGTTCCTCGGGGCCGACCCGTCGTACGTCCAGTTCGACGAGGCGATCGTCAGCAACCTCGACCTCGACTTCAAGGTCGTCTTCTCCGGCAGCGAGGCAGCCAGCATCACGGCCTTCCAGCAGGCGGAGAAGAACAAGGAGTTCCTGATCGGCTACTTCTACGCGCCGCAGTGGCTGTTCGCCGACCTCCCGCTGGCGCAAGTCAAGCTTCCTCCCTACGAGGAGGGGTGCCAGGACGACCCGGCCAAGGTGTCCTGTGACTACCCAGAGACCGTGCTGAAGAAGGTCGTCTCCACCGAGTGGATGGATGAGGGTTCGGCGGCCGTCGACCTGGTCAAGGGCTTCGAGTGGACCAACGACGACCAGAACCTCGTGGCGAAGTACATCTCCGAGGACGGCATGGAGCCCGCGGACGCCGCCGCGAAGTGGGTCGAGGAGAACCCGGACAAGGTCGACGCCTGGATGTCCTGA
- a CDS encoding ABC transporter permease subunit: MTATLAPPRPADPKREEPPAVKGRGIPRWAWALGVVGAWLVMWSFTKGEHTLELPVREHTDLQDSLTGFRDSVLASRDTNPLIQFTYNLGEWFVSVVDWLQRMVSIPDFPRPVPQIGWLGVTAIATWVGAALAGWRIAILVALSFVSFGVFGFWSDAIDLLIITFVAVVIAVLIGMPLAVLLGTAGRTVTSAINTVLDIMQTLPTFVYLLPIVLFFGIGASAAVVCTLIYALPPIIRIAGYGIRSVSATTIEATDSAGQTSRQRLTKVQLPMARATIVVGLNQTIMAALSMATIASFVDGPGLGQPVLSALIKNDVGGAFVPGMLIVVMAVMLDRTTTAASERAELLARGGGDARLRRIMLAVAGAGVLVAIWASRYYPSAAKFPETSWGPRVSDQVDRFFTWFTDTFGGVTQGVADAITEGLLNPLQSLMAESPWWLAAAGILALAAVFGGWRAMVPTVICLAGVRLFGLWHDTMITLNMTLVGTLLVMVLALVFGVWMARRKSVDLLLRPLLDAGQTIPPFVYLIPVLALFGPSRFTAIVAGVVYAAPVAIKLVADGVKAVAPTTLEASRSTGCTTWQEITKVQLPMSRGSIVLAANQGLLYVLAMVVIGGLVGAGALGYDVVLGFSRSEEWGKGAAGGLSIVLLGIMIDRIARASAHEDKATKDPTKRPWWKAAR; encoded by the coding sequence ATGACCGCAACGCTCGCACCTCCCCGGCCCGCCGATCCAAAACGCGAGGAGCCGCCCGCCGTCAAAGGCCGCGGCATCCCCCGCTGGGCCTGGGCGCTCGGCGTCGTGGGCGCGTGGCTGGTCATGTGGTCCTTCACCAAGGGCGAGCACACCCTGGAGCTCCCGGTCCGCGAGCACACCGATCTCCAGGACTCGCTGACGGGGTTCCGCGACTCCGTGCTGGCCAGCCGCGACACCAACCCGCTCATCCAGTTCACGTACAACCTGGGCGAGTGGTTCGTCTCGGTCGTCGACTGGCTCCAGCGGATGGTCTCGATCCCCGACTTCCCACGACCGGTGCCGCAGATCGGGTGGCTGGGCGTGACCGCGATCGCCACCTGGGTCGGCGCCGCCCTGGCTGGCTGGCGGATCGCGATCCTCGTCGCATTGTCGTTCGTCTCGTTCGGCGTCTTCGGCTTCTGGAGCGACGCGATCGACCTGCTGATCATCACGTTCGTCGCGGTCGTGATCGCGGTGCTGATCGGGATGCCGCTCGCCGTACTGCTCGGGACTGCCGGCAGGACCGTGACCTCGGCCATCAACACCGTGCTCGACATCATGCAGACGCTGCCGACGTTCGTGTACCTGCTGCCGATCGTGCTGTTCTTCGGCATCGGTGCCTCGGCAGCGGTGGTGTGCACCCTGATCTACGCGCTGCCCCCGATCATCCGGATCGCTGGCTACGGCATCCGCTCGGTGTCGGCGACCACCATCGAGGCCACCGACTCCGCGGGCCAGACCAGCAGGCAGCGGTTGACCAAGGTGCAGCTTCCGATGGCACGCGCGACCATCGTGGTCGGGCTCAACCAGACCATCATGGCGGCGCTCTCGATGGCGACGATCGCCTCCTTCGTCGACGGTCCCGGGCTCGGCCAGCCGGTGCTCTCCGCGCTGATCAAGAACGACGTCGGCGGGGCCTTCGTGCCGGGCATGCTGATCGTGGTGATGGCCGTGATGCTCGACCGCACCACGACCGCGGCCAGCGAGCGCGCCGAGCTGCTCGCCCGTGGCGGCGGGGACGCCCGGCTGAGGCGGATCATGCTTGCCGTGGCCGGCGCCGGAGTCCTCGTCGCGATCTGGGCCTCGCGCTACTACCCGTCGGCAGCCAAGTTCCCCGAGACGTCCTGGGGCCCGCGCGTCTCCGACCAGGTGGACCGCTTCTTCACCTGGTTCACCGACACGTTCGGTGGTGTGACGCAGGGCGTGGCCGACGCGATCACGGAGGGACTGCTGAACCCCCTCCAGTCGCTGATGGCGGAGTCGCCCTGGTGGCTTGCCGCTGCGGGCATCCTGGCCCTGGCCGCCGTTTTCGGTGGCTGGCGCGCGATGGTGCCGACGGTGATCTGCCTGGCGGGCGTCCGGCTGTTCGGCCTGTGGCACGACACGATGATCACCCTCAACATGACCCTGGTCGGCACGCTGCTCGTGATGGTCCTGGCGCTGGTCTTCGGGGTGTGGATGGCTCGGCGCAAGTCCGTCGACCTGCTGCTGCGGCCCTTGCTGGACGCCGGGCAGACCATCCCGCCGTTCGTCTACCTGATCCCGGTGCTCGCCCTTTTCGGTCCGTCGCGGTTCACCGCGATCGTCGCGGGTGTCGTCTACGCCGCCCCGGTGGCCATCAAGCTCGTCGCGGACGGTGTCAAGGCGGTCGCGCCCACCACCCTCGAGGCCTCCCGCTCGACGGGCTGCACCACCTGGCAGGAGATCACCAAGGTCCAGCTGCCGATGTCCCGAGGGTCGATCGTGCTCGCCGCTAACCAGGGACTGCTCTACGTCCTGGCGATGGTGGTCATCGGCGGCCTGGTCGGCGCCGGAGCGCTCGGCTACGACGTCGTACTCGGTTTCTCCCGCTCGGAGGAGTGGGGGAAGGGGGCGGCGGGCGGTCTCAGCATCGTGCTGCTGGGGATCATGATCGACCGGATCGCACGCGCGTCGGCGCACGAGGACAAGGCCACCAAGGACCCGACGAAGCGCCCGTGGTGGAAGGCCGCCAGGTGA
- a CDS encoding betaine/proline/choline family ABC transporter ATP-binding protein (Members of the family are the ATP-binding subunit of ABC transporters for substrates such as betaine, L-proline or other amino acids, choline, carnitine, etc. The substrate specificity is best determined from the substrate-binding subunit, rather than this subunit, as it interacts with the permease subunit and not with substrate directly.), translated as MSAITDQQSPVVPASTDAALSVRNLWKIFGPRADKVIGTPDADLSRADLKKKTGCVVGVKDVSFDVAPGEVFVVMGLSGSGKSTLVRCLTRLIEPTSGTVDIGDQDVTHASESELRDLRRNQVSMVFQHFGLLPHRQVIDNVGYGLEIRGMGKKERRAKATEIIELVGLDGYERSYPDQLSGGMQQRVGLARALAGDPNILLFDEPFSALDPLIRRDMQNEVIRLHHELGKTMVFVTHDLQEALKLGDRILIMRDGEVVQIGAPDEVVGAPADDYVRDFTSEVPRSHVLTLKWVMREPRPDDSSEGPVMTSDTVVRRAAQAALASDHPVRVVDDGVLVGIVDDDAILRVVVAEEEARG; from the coding sequence ATGAGTGCCATCACCGACCAGCAGTCGCCCGTGGTCCCGGCGAGCACCGACGCCGCGCTGTCGGTACGCAACCTGTGGAAGATCTTCGGACCCCGCGCCGACAAGGTGATCGGTACGCCCGATGCCGATCTGTCGCGAGCCGACCTGAAGAAGAAGACCGGCTGCGTCGTGGGGGTCAAGGACGTGTCCTTCGACGTCGCGCCCGGCGAGGTCTTCGTCGTGATGGGCCTGTCGGGCTCCGGCAAGTCCACCCTGGTGCGCTGCCTGACCCGCCTGATCGAACCGACCTCGGGCACGGTCGACATCGGCGATCAGGACGTCACGCATGCCTCGGAGAGCGAGCTGCGCGACCTGCGCCGCAACCAGGTGTCCATGGTGTTCCAGCACTTCGGCCTCCTCCCGCACCGACAGGTGATCGACAACGTCGGCTACGGGCTGGAGATCCGGGGGATGGGCAAGAAGGAGCGCCGGGCCAAGGCCACGGAGATCATCGAGCTGGTCGGCCTCGACGGATACGAGCGCTCCTACCCCGACCAGCTGTCCGGTGGCATGCAGCAGCGGGTCGGCCTGGCCCGGGCCCTTGCCGGAGACCCCAACATCTTGTTGTTCGACGAGCCGTTCTCGGCGCTCGACCCGCTGATCCGCCGCGACATGCAGAACGAGGTCATCCGCCTGCACCACGAGCTCGGCAAGACCATGGTCTTCGTCACCCACGACCTGCAGGAGGCGCTCAAGCTCGGTGACCGGATCCTGATCATGCGGGACGGCGAGGTCGTCCAGATCGGCGCACCGGACGAGGTCGTGGGCGCCCCCGCTGACGACTACGTGCGTGACTTCACCTCCGAGGTGCCCCGCTCGCACGTGCTTACTCTCAAGTGGGTCATGCGCGAGCCCCGGCCCGACGACTCCTCCGAGGGTCCGGTGATGACCTCCGACACCGTCGTACGTCGTGCCGCCCAGGCCGCGCTCGCCTCGGACCATCCGGTGCGGGTGGTCGACGACGGCGTGCTCGTGGGCATCGTCGACGACGACGCGATCCTGCGGGTCGTGGTGGCCGAGGAGGAGGCGAGGGGATGA